The following proteins are co-located in the Pseudomonas antarctica genome:
- the antA gene encoding anthranilate 1,2-dioxygenase large subunit, translated as MSGARSVEQWKAFIESCLDFRPADEVFRIARDMFTEPELFDLEMELIFEKNWIYACHESELANNHDFVTMRAGRQPMIITRDGEGKLNALINACQHRGTTLTRVGKGNQSTFTCPFHAWCYKSDGRLVKVKAPGEYPEGFDKATRGLKKARIDSYKGFVFISLDVNGTDSLEDFLGDAKVFFDMMVAQSATGELEVLPGKSAYTYDGNWKLQNENGLDGYHVSTVHYNYVATVQHRQQVNTENGTGSGTTLDYSKLGAGDANTDDGWFAFNNGHSLLFSDMPNPTVRSGYATIMPRLVEEHGQQKAEWMMHRLRNLNIYPSLFFLDQISSQLRIIRPVAWNKTEIISQCLGVKNESDADRENRIRQFEDFFNVSGMGTPDDLVEFREAQRGFQGRLERWSDISRGSHRWATGPTPNSEAIGIQPAMTGTEFTHEGLYVNQHRNWQQFLLKGLDLQALKLREVQ; from the coding sequence ATGAGTGGTGCAAGAAGCGTCGAGCAGTGGAAAGCGTTTATCGAAAGCTGCCTGGACTTTCGTCCGGCGGATGAAGTGTTCCGCATCGCCCGGGACATGTTCACCGAGCCCGAACTGTTCGACCTGGAGATGGAACTGATCTTCGAAAAGAACTGGATCTACGCCTGCCACGAAAGCGAACTGGCCAATAACCACGATTTCGTGACGATGCGCGCCGGGCGCCAGCCGATGATCATCACCCGCGACGGCGAGGGCAAACTCAACGCACTGATCAACGCCTGCCAGCATCGCGGCACGACCCTTACGCGTGTCGGCAAGGGCAACCAATCCACCTTCACCTGCCCTTTCCACGCATGGTGCTACAAAAGCGACGGCCGGCTGGTGAAGGTCAAGGCGCCGGGGGAATACCCAGAGGGCTTCGATAAAGCCACCCGCGGCCTGAAAAAGGCGCGTATCGACAGCTACAAGGGCTTCGTGTTTATCAGCCTGGACGTGAATGGCACAGACAGCCTGGAAGACTTCCTCGGCGACGCCAAGGTGTTCTTCGACATGATGGTCGCGCAGTCCGCCACCGGTGAACTGGAAGTGCTGCCAGGTAAATCCGCCTACACCTACGACGGCAACTGGAAGTTGCAGAACGAAAACGGCCTGGACGGTTATCACGTCAGCACCGTGCACTACAACTACGTCGCCACCGTGCAGCATCGCCAGCAGGTCAATACTGAAAACGGCACGGGCTCGGGCACCACGCTGGACTACAGCAAGCTCGGCGCCGGCGACGCGAATACCGATGACGGCTGGTTCGCTTTCAATAATGGCCACAGCCTGCTGTTCAGCGACATGCCCAACCCGACGGTGCGCTCCGGCTACGCCACGATCATGCCGCGCCTGGTGGAAGAACACGGCCAGCAAAAGGCCGAGTGGATGATGCACCGCCTGCGCAACCTGAATATTTACCCGAGCCTGTTCTTCCTCGACCAGATCAGCTCGCAGCTGCGCATCATCCGCCCGGTGGCGTGGAACAAGACCGAGATCATCAGCCAATGCCTGGGCGTGAAGAACGAGTCCGACGCCGACCGCGAAAACCGCATTCGCCAGTTCGAAGATTTCTTCAACGTGTCCGGCATGGGCACGCCGGATGACCTGGTGGAGTTCCGCGAAGCCCAGCGCGGTTTCCAGGGCCGCCTGGAACGCTGGAGCGATATCTCGCGCGGCAGCCATCGCTGGGCAACCGGGCCCACGCCGAACAGCGAAGCCATCGGCATTCAACCGGCCATGACCGGCACCGAATTTACCCATGAAGGCTTGTACGTCAACCAGCACCGCAACTGGCAGCAGTTCCTGCTCAAGGGCCTGGACCTGCAAGCACTGAAACTGCGGGAGGTGCAGTGA
- the antB gene encoding anthranilate 1,2-dioxygenase small subunit produces MNAQLQYQIEQFFYRKSELCDAQDWDAYVQLFDPQSEFHLPQWDSEHVYTRDPKREMSLIYYANRSGLEDRVFRLRTGKAASATPMPRTLHLINNVRVAEQADGTLEVRLNWHTLFYRLATSEQFYGPATYHLKPHGDSWLITRKHALLLNDTINSVLDFYHL; encoded by the coding sequence ATGAATGCGCAATTGCAGTACCAGATCGAGCAGTTTTTCTACCGTAAGTCCGAACTGTGTGACGCTCAGGACTGGGACGCCTATGTGCAGTTGTTCGACCCGCAGAGTGAATTCCACCTGCCGCAATGGGACTCCGAGCACGTCTACACCCGCGACCCCAAGCGCGAGATGTCACTGATCTATTACGCCAACCGTTCAGGCCTTGAAGACCGCGTGTTCCGCCTGCGCACCGGCAAGGCGGCGTCGGCCACGCCCATGCCACGCACCTTGCACCTGATCAATAACGTGCGCGTGGCCGAGCAGGCGGATGGCACGCTGGAGGTGCGGTTGAACTGGCACACGCTGTTTTATCGGCTGGCCACGTCGGAGCAGTTTTATGGGCCTGCCACGTATCACCTGAAACCTCATGGCGACAGTTGGCTGATCACGCGCAAACACGCCTTGCTGCTCAACGACACCATCAACTCGGTGCTGGATTTCTATCACCTCTAA
- the antC gene encoding anthranilate 1,2-dioxygenase electron transfer component AntC has protein sequence MNHKVAFSFADGKTLFFPVGAHEILLDAALRNGIKIPLDCREGVCGTCQGRCESGDYSQDYVDEEALSSLDLQQRKMLSCQTRVKSDATFYFDFDSSLCNAPGPVQVRGTVSEVQQVSASTAILHVQLEAPLDFLPGQYARLSVPGTDSWRSYSFANRPGNQLQFLVRLLPDGVMSNYLRERCQVGDEVRMEAPLGAFYLRHVTQPLVLVAGGTGLSALLGMLDELAANGCAQTVHLYYGVRGAEDLCEAARIHGYAAKIPNFRYTEVLSDPSPEWPGKRGYLTEHFDLAELRDRSADMYVCGPPPMVESIQQWLADQALDGVQLYYEKFTQSNI, from the coding sequence ATGAATCACAAAGTGGCCTTCAGTTTTGCCGACGGCAAGACTCTGTTTTTCCCGGTGGGCGCCCATGAAATCCTGTTGGACGCCGCGCTGCGCAACGGCATAAAAATCCCCCTGGATTGCCGCGAAGGCGTGTGCGGCACGTGCCAGGGCCGTTGCGAGTCTGGCGATTACAGCCAGGATTATGTCGACGAAGAGGCCCTCTCCAGCCTCGACCTGCAACAGCGCAAAATGCTCAGTTGCCAGACACGGGTCAAATCCGACGCGACGTTCTACTTCGATTTTGATTCAAGCCTGTGCAACGCACCGGGCCCGGTGCAGGTGCGTGGCACGGTGAGCGAGGTGCAGCAGGTTTCGGCCAGCACGGCAATTTTGCACGTTCAGTTGGAGGCCCCACTGGACTTCCTGCCGGGCCAATACGCCCGACTGTCGGTCCCTGGCACGGACAGCTGGCGCTCCTATTCCTTCGCCAATCGGCCGGGCAATCAATTGCAGTTCCTGGTGCGCCTGCTGCCGGACGGCGTGATGAGCAACTACCTGCGCGAGCGTTGCCAGGTCGGTGATGAAGTGCGGATGGAAGCGCCATTGGGGGCTTTCTACCTACGGCATGTCACCCAACCGCTGGTGCTGGTGGCGGGTGGCACCGGGTTGTCGGCCCTGCTGGGCATGCTCGATGAATTGGCGGCTAATGGCTGCGCACAGACCGTACACCTGTATTACGGCGTGCGCGGGGCCGAGGATTTATGCGAAGCGGCGCGCATCCACGGCTACGCCGCGAAAATCCCGAATTTTCGCTACACCGAAGTGCTCAGTGACCCGTCGCCCGAGTGGCCCGGCAAGCGCGGCTACCTCACCGAACATTTCGACCTGGCCGAATTGCGGGACAGATCGGCCGATATGTACGTGTGCGGCCCCCCGCCAATGGTCGAATCCATCCAGCAATGGCTGGCGGATCAGGCACTTGATGGCGTTCAGCTGTATTACGAAAAGTTTACGCAGAGTAATATCTGA
- a CDS encoding amino acid permease has translation MADDMVNPVGLKRGLKNRHIQLIALGGAIGTGLFLGSAGVLKSAGPSMILGYAIAGFIAFLIMRQLGEMIVEEPVAGSFSHFAHKYWGGYAGFLAGWNYWVLYVLVGMAELTAVGKYIQFWWPEIPTWVSALVFFVAVNLINTLNVKFFGEAEFWFAIIKVVAIVGMIVLGCYLLFSGTGGPQATVSNLWSHGGFFPNGGMGLLMSMAFIMFSFGGLELVGITAAEASEPRKVIPKAINQVVYRILIFYVGALTVLLSLYPWDQLLQTLGASGDAYSGSPFVQIFSLIGNDTAAHILNFVVLTAALSVYNSGVYCNSRMLFGLAEQGDAPKSLMKLNKQGVPIRALAISALVTMLCVVVNYVAPHSALELLFALVVASLMINWALISLTHIKFRKAMGEQGVVPSFKTFWFPFSNYLCLAFMVMIISVMLAIPGIRESVYAMPVWVGIIYIAYRMRIKKDSAVVNAQ, from the coding sequence ATGGCGGATGACATGGTTAACCCGGTAGGCCTCAAGCGTGGCCTGAAGAACCGGCATATTCAGCTGATCGCCTTGGGAGGGGCGATTGGCACGGGCTTGTTCCTCGGCTCGGCCGGGGTGCTCAAGTCGGCGGGGCCGTCGATGATCCTGGGTTACGCGATCGCCGGTTTCATCGCGTTCCTGATCATGCGCCAGCTCGGCGAGATGATCGTCGAAGAGCCGGTGGCCGGTTCCTTCAGCCACTTCGCCCACAAATACTGGGGCGGTTACGCAGGCTTTCTGGCGGGCTGGAACTACTGGGTACTTTACGTGCTGGTGGGCATGGCCGAACTGACGGCGGTGGGTAAGTACATCCAGTTCTGGTGGCCGGAGATTCCGACCTGGGTCAGCGCGCTGGTGTTCTTTGTCGCGGTGAACCTGATCAACACCCTGAACGTGAAATTCTTCGGTGAAGCCGAATTCTGGTTCGCAATCATCAAGGTGGTGGCGATTGTCGGCATGATCGTGCTCGGCTGCTACCTGCTGTTCAGCGGCACCGGCGGCCCGCAAGCCACGGTGAGCAACCTGTGGAGCCATGGCGGGTTCTTCCCGAATGGCGGCATGGGGCTGTTGATGTCCATGGCCTTCATCATGTTCTCGTTCGGCGGCCTGGAACTGGTGGGCATCACCGCCGCCGAAGCCAGCGAACCGCGCAAAGTGATCCCCAAAGCGATCAACCAGGTGGTGTACCGGATCCTGATTTTCTACGTCGGCGCGCTGACCGTGCTGCTGTCGTTGTACCCGTGGGACCAACTGCTGCAAACCCTCGGCGCGTCAGGCGACGCCTACAGCGGCAGCCCATTTGTGCAGATCTTCTCGTTGATCGGTAACGACACCGCCGCGCACATCCTCAACTTCGTGGTGCTGACCGCGGCGCTGTCGGTGTACAACAGCGGCGTGTACTGCAACAGCCGCATGCTGTTCGGCTTGGCCGAGCAAGGCGATGCACCGAAATCGCTGATGAAGCTGAACAAGCAAGGCGTGCCGATTCGGGCCCTGGCGATCTCGGCGTTGGTAACCATGCTGTGCGTGGTGGTCAACTACGTCGCACCGCACAGTGCGCTGGAGTTGCTGTTCGCGCTGGTGGTTGCCTCGCTGATGATCAACTGGGCGCTGATCAGCCTCACCCATATCAAGTTCCGCAAGGCCATGGGCGAGCAAGGCGTGGTGCCGTCGTTCAAGACCTTCTGGTTCCCGTTCAGTAACTACCTGTGCCTGGCGTTCATGGTGATGATCATCAGCGTGATGCTGGCCATCCCGGGCATTCGCGAGTCGGTGTATGCGATGCCGGTGTGGGTAGGGATTATCTACATTGCCTACCGGATGCGGATCAAAAAGGATAGCGCTGTAGTGAATGCACAGTGA
- the kynA gene encoding tryptophan 2,3-dioxygenase, which translates to MSQCPFSADYQPPEEWHNAELNFSESMSYGDYLDLGKVLSAQHPLSPDHNEMLFIIQHQTSELWMKLMLHELKAAREHVRMGELPPAFKMLARVSRIFDQLVHAWAVLATMTPSEYKAIRPFLGQSSGFQSFQYREIEFILGNKSAALLRPHAHRPELLNELKVAIATPSLYDEAINLMAKAGLAIDPKRAERDPTAATVHDESVEAAWREVYRDPSRYWDLYQLAEKFIDLEDSFRQWRFRHVTTVERIIGFQPGTGGTEGVGYLRKMLDTVLFPELWRVRSTL; encoded by the coding sequence ATGAGCCAATGTCCCTTCTCTGCTGACTACCAACCGCCGGAAGAATGGCATAACGCCGAGCTGAATTTTTCCGAGTCCATGAGCTACGGCGACTACCTGGACCTGGGCAAAGTCCTCAGCGCCCAGCACCCGCTGTCGCCGGACCACAACGAAATGCTCTTTATCATCCAGCACCAGACCTCGGAGCTGTGGATGAAACTGATGTTGCACGAGCTCAAGGCCGCCCGCGAACACGTGCGTATGGGCGAGTTGCCGCCGGCGTTCAAGATGCTGGCGCGGGTGTCACGGATCTTTGACCAACTGGTGCACGCCTGGGCGGTGCTGGCGACGATGACGCCGTCGGAGTACAAGGCGATTCGCCCGTTCCTGGGGCAGTCGTCGGGGTTCCAGTCGTTCCAGTACCGTGAGATCGAATTTATCCTCGGCAATAAAAGCGCGGCGCTGTTGCGTCCTCACGCGCATCGGCCGGAGTTGTTGAACGAATTGAAAGTGGCGATCGCCACACCGTCGCTGTACGACGAGGCGATCAATCTGATGGCCAAGGCAGGCTTGGCGATTGATCCCAAGCGCGCCGAACGCGACCCGACGGCAGCGACGGTTCACGATGAATCGGTGGAGGCGGCGTGGCGTGAGGTGTATCGCGACCCGAGCCGGTATTGGGATTTGTATCAGTTGGCCGAGAAGTTTATCGACCTGGAGGATTCGTTCCGCCAGTGGCGTTTTCGACATGTCACCACGGTGGAGCGGATTATCGGCTTCCAGCCGGGCACCGGCGGTACCGAGGGCGTGGGTTACCTGCGCAAGATGCTCGATACGGTGCTATTCCCCGAACTGTGGCGAGTCCGTTCCACGCTCTAA
- the kynB gene encoding arylformamidase, whose product MNPIKTWWDISPPLSAATPTWPGDTPFQEERVWQFGPECPVNVGRVTFSPHTGAHVDAPLHYSADGAPIGEVSLDVYMGPCRVLHCLGSGALVQPHQLEGRVDNLPERVLLRTYPQAPLTEWDSNFTAIAPQTIELLASLGVRLIGIDTPSLDPQQSKTMDSHNAVARHGMAILEGIVLDDVPEGDYELIALPLRFANLDASPVRAILRPLKELTR is encoded by the coding sequence ATGAACCCAATAAAAACGTGGTGGGATATCAGCCCGCCCTTGAGCGCGGCGACCCCGACCTGGCCGGGTGATACGCCGTTCCAGGAAGAGCGCGTGTGGCAGTTCGGCCCGGAGTGCCCGGTGAATGTGGGCCGCGTGACCTTCTCGCCGCACACCGGTGCCCATGTGGATGCACCGCTGCACTACAGCGCGGACGGTGCGCCGATTGGCGAAGTGTCGCTTGATGTGTACATGGGCCCGTGCCGGGTGTTGCATTGCCTGGGCAGTGGCGCGCTGGTGCAGCCGCATCAGTTGGAAGGCCGTGTGGATAACTTGCCCGAGCGGGTGCTGCTGCGCACTTATCCACAAGCGCCGCTCACCGAGTGGGATTCAAACTTTACCGCCATCGCGCCGCAAACCATCGAGCTGCTCGCCAGCCTGGGCGTGCGCCTGATCGGTATCGACACGCCGTCCCTGGACCCGCAACAGTCCAAGACCATGGATTCCCACAACGCGGTGGCCCGCCACGGCATGGCGATTCTTGAAGGCATCGTGCTCGATGACGTACCGGAGGGCGATTATGAGTTGATCGCGCTGCCGCTGCGCTTTGCCAACCTGGACGCGAGCCCGGTCCGCGCCATTCTCCGCCCGCTCAAGGAGCTTACGCGATGA
- a CDS encoding cupin domain-containing protein: MSKPITVLRDTHPLPVLDACKWEKLEGDPHTVNLNAYTSEDGSKIMGTWICTPGKWYVEYVKWEYCHFQEGYCVITPEGMEPIHLRAGDIFVVEPGMKGTWEVVETVRKYFVFA; encoded by the coding sequence ATGTCCAAGCCCATCACCGTACTGCGCGACACCCACCCTCTGCCGGTCCTGGATGCCTGCAAATGGGAAAAACTCGAAGGCGACCCGCACACTGTCAACCTCAACGCCTACACCAGCGAAGACGGCAGCAAGATCATGGGCACCTGGATCTGCACACCGGGCAAGTGGTACGTGGAGTACGTGAAGTGGGAATACTGCCATTTCCAGGAAGGCTACTGCGTGATCACGCCCGAAGGGATGGAGCCGATTCACTTGCGGGCTGGGGATATCTTTGTGGTGGAACCAGGGATGAAGGGCACGTGGGAAGTGGTCGAGACGGTGCGTAAGTATTTTGTGTTTGCGTGA
- the mmsB gene encoding 3-hydroxyisobutyrate dehydrogenase, translating into MKIAFIGLGNMGAPMARNLIKAGHALNLFDLNQTVLKELAELGGTVSDSPRDAANGAELVITMLPAAAHVRSVWLNEDGVLAGIGKGVPAVDCSTIDPQTIRDVAAAAAKQGVAVADAPVSGGTGGASAGTLTFMVGATPELFATLQPVLAQMGRNIVHCGDVGTGQIAKICNNLLLGISMVGVSEAMALGDALGIDTQVLAGIINSSTGRCWSSDTYNPWPGVIETAPSSRGYTGGFGADLMLKDLGLATEAARQAKQPVILGAVAQQLYQSMSQRGEGGKDFSAIINSYRKPE; encoded by the coding sequence ATGAAGATTGCATTTATCGGCTTGGGCAACATGGGCGCGCCCATGGCCCGCAACCTGATCAAGGCCGGCCACGCGCTGAACCTGTTCGACCTGAACCAGACGGTTCTCAAAGAGCTGGCCGAACTCGGCGGCACTGTCAGCGATTCCCCGCGTGATGCGGCTAACGGCGCTGAATTGGTGATTACCATGCTGCCCGCCGCTGCCCACGTGCGCAGTGTGTGGCTGAATGAAGACGGCGTGCTCGCCGGGATCGGCAAGGGCGTACCGGCAGTGGATTGCAGCACCATCGACCCGCAAACCATCCGTGATGTAGCGGCTGCGGCGGCGAAGCAAGGTGTAGCCGTTGCCGACGCCCCCGTCTCCGGCGGCACCGGCGGCGCCAGCGCGGGCACCCTGACTTTCATGGTCGGCGCCACGCCAGAACTGTTCGCCACCCTGCAACCGGTGTTGGCGCAGATGGGCCGCAACATCGTGCATTGCGGCGACGTCGGCACCGGCCAGATCGCCAAGATCTGCAACAACCTGCTGCTGGGCATCAGCATGGTCGGCGTCAGTGAAGCCATGGCGTTGGGCGATGCGCTGGGTATCGACACCCAGGTGCTGGCCGGGATCATCAACAGCTCGACCGGGCGTTGCTGGAGTTCCGACACTTACAACCCATGGCCGGGCGTGATCGAAACCGCGCCATCCTCGCGTGGTTACACCGGTGGTTTTGGCGCCGACCTGATGCTCAAGGACTTGGGCCTGGCCACCGAAGCCGCGCGCCAGGCGAAGCAACCGGTGATTCTGGGCGCTGTGGCCCAGCAGTTGTATCAATCGATGAGCCAGCGCGGGGAAGGGGGCAAGGACTTCTCGGCGATCATCAACAGCTATCGCAAGCCCGAATAG
- a CDS encoding CoA-acylating methylmalonate-semialdehyde dehydrogenase: protein MNASADISVQQVKLLINGEWVESKTTHWQDIVNPATQQVLAKVPFATADEVNAAIDAAHSAFQTWKLTPIGARMRIMLKLQALIREHSKRIAVVLSAEQGKTIADAEGDIFRGLEVVEHACSIGTLQMGEFAENVAGGVDTYTLRQPIGVCAGITPFNFPAMIPLWMFPMAIACGNTFVLKPSEQDPLSTMLLVELALEAGVPAGVLNVVHGGKDVVDALCTHKDIKAVSFVGSTAVGTHVYDLAGKHGKRVQSMMGAKNHAVVLPDANREHTLNALVGAGFGAAGQRCMATSVVVLVGAAKQWLPDLKALAQKLKVNAGSEAGTDVGPVISKRAKARILELIESGVKEGAKLELDGRDIKVPGFERGNFVGPTLFSGVTTDMQIYTQEIFGPVLVVLEVATLDEAIALVNANPFGNGTGLFTQSGAAARKFQSEIDVGQVGINIPIPVPVPFFSFTGSRGSKLGDLGPYGKQVVQFYTQTKTVTSRWFDDDTVNDGVNTTINLR, encoded by the coding sequence ATGAACGCTTCTGCCGATATTTCCGTGCAACAGGTCAAGTTGCTGATCAATGGTGAATGGGTCGAGTCCAAGACCACCCATTGGCAAGACATCGTTAACCCGGCCACCCAGCAAGTGCTGGCCAAAGTCCCTTTCGCCACCGCCGATGAAGTCAACGCCGCCATCGACGCCGCCCACAGCGCCTTCCAGACCTGGAAGCTGACGCCTATTGGCGCGCGCATGCGCATCATGCTCAAGCTGCAAGCCCTGATCCGTGAACATTCCAAACGCATTGCCGTCGTCCTCAGCGCCGAGCAGGGTAAGACCATTGCCGATGCCGAAGGCGATATTTTCCGTGGCCTGGAAGTGGTTGAGCACGCGTGTTCCATCGGCACGTTGCAGATGGGCGAATTCGCTGAAAACGTCGCCGGTGGCGTCGACACCTACACCCTGCGCCAGCCTATCGGCGTGTGCGCCGGCATTACCCCGTTCAACTTCCCGGCGATGATTCCGCTGTGGATGTTCCCGATGGCGATTGCCTGCGGTAACACCTTCGTGCTCAAACCATCCGAGCAAGACCCGCTATCGACTATGTTGCTGGTGGAGCTGGCGCTGGAAGCCGGCGTACCGGCTGGCGTGCTCAATGTGGTGCACGGCGGCAAGGACGTGGTGGATGCGCTGTGCACCCATAAAGACATCAAGGCCGTGTCCTTCGTCGGCTCGACTGCCGTTGGCACGCACGTCTACGACTTGGCCGGTAAACACGGCAAGCGCGTGCAATCGATGATGGGCGCCAAGAACCACGCCGTGGTGCTGCCGGACGCCAACCGCGAACACACCTTGAATGCGCTGGTCGGCGCCGGTTTCGGCGCGGCGGGCCAGCGTTGCATGGCTACGTCCGTAGTGGTGCTGGTCGGCGCGGCCAAGCAATGGCTGCCTGATCTGAAAGCGCTGGCGCAAAAGCTCAAAGTGAATGCCGGCAGCGAAGCCGGCACCGATGTCGGCCCGGTGATTTCCAAGCGCGCCAAGGCACGCATCCTGGAGCTGATCGAAAGCGGCGTGAAAGAAGGCGCCAAGCTGGAGCTGGACGGCCGCGACATCAAGGTACCGGGCTTCGAGCGAGGCAACTTCGTCGGCCCGACCCTGTTTTCGGGCGTGACCACCGATATGCAGATCTACACCCAGGAAATCTTCGGCCCGGTGCTGGTAGTGCTCGAAGTTGCGACCCTCGATGAAGCCATCGCGCTGGTCAACGCCAACCCATTCGGCAACGGCACCGGCCTGTTCACCCAAAGCGGTGCAGCGGCGCGTAAGTTCCAGAGTGAAATCGATGTAGGCCAGGTCGGCATCAACATCCCGATTCCGGTGCCGGTGCCATTCTTCAGCTTTACCGGTTCGCGTGGCTCCAAGCTCGGCGACCTCGGCCCGTACGGCAAGCAAGTGGTGCAGTTCTACACCCAGACCAAAACTGTCACGAGCCGCTGGTTCGACGACGACACGGTCAACGATGGCGTCAACACCACCATCAACCTGCGCTGA
- a CDS encoding LysR family transcriptional regulator — MQKNITSLGSLNWDDLKFFLEVARTRKASVAAKRLAVDYTTVSRRISSLEVSLGTLLFEKSRTNGFVLTAEGQRLLGYAESIESTLHMACEQVSGSGVALSGHVRMGCTEGFGSFFVTPQLSHFVDTYPAISVDILPLPHFISLSKREADIVIALERPEHGPYVCCKLCDYKLQLYATQDYLNQHPPIHRPADLAEHPFISYVDDLAFSSELLYLANVVPGASASLRSTSVIAQYVAAQQGRSMAILPCFLAAQDPRLLPVLGEEIAITRQFWMYCREDLRKLKRITLLWDYIREVTEQNQGLLMGETREIKFAD, encoded by the coding sequence ATGCAAAAAAACATCACGTCATTGGGCTCCCTGAACTGGGATGACCTGAAGTTTTTCCTCGAAGTGGCCCGCACCCGCAAGGCCAGCGTGGCCGCCAAGCGCCTGGCGGTGGACTACACCACCGTGTCGCGGCGCATCAGTTCTTTGGAAGTGTCGCTCGGCACCTTGCTGTTCGAAAAATCCCGGACCAACGGCTTTGTCCTTACCGCCGAGGGCCAGCGTTTGCTGGGTTACGCGGAGTCCATCGAAAGCACCTTGCACATGGCTTGCGAGCAGGTGTCCGGCTCCGGCGTGGCACTGTCCGGCCATGTGCGCATGGGCTGCACCGAGGGTTTCGGCAGCTTTTTCGTTACCCCGCAGCTCAGCCACTTCGTCGACACGTACCCCGCGATCTCCGTCGACATCCTGCCCCTGCCCCACTTCATCAGCCTGTCCAAGCGCGAAGCCGACATCGTCATCGCCCTGGAGCGCCCGGAACACGGGCCGTATGTGTGCTGCAAACTGTGCGATTACAAACTGCAGCTCTACGCGACCCAGGACTACCTCAACCAACACCCGCCCATCCACCGCCCGGCAGACTTGGCCGAGCATCCATTTATCAGCTATGTGGATGATTTGGCGTTCAGTTCGGAGCTGCTGTACCTGGCGAACGTGGTGCCCGGCGCCAGCGCCAGCCTGCGCAGTACCAGCGTGATTGCACAGTACGTGGCGGCGCAGCAGGGGCGGTCGATGGCGATATTGCCGTGCTTTCTGGCGGCGCAGGACCCGCGGTTGTTGCCGGTGCTGGGGGAGGAGATTGCGATTACGCGGCAGTTTTGGATGTATTGCCGGGAGGATTTGCGGAAGTTGAAGCGGATTACGTTGTTGTGGGATTACATCAGGGAGGTGACGGAGCAGAATCAGGGGTTGTTGATGGGGGAGACGCGGGAGATCAAGTTTGCGGATTAA
- a CDS encoding DUF3077 domain-containing protein → MSKIVPDPPLSSITTLGVVTFGDYGENQKPLFRVNSGMPIEQALEHASTLLFYSKKLAMEAAMDVRGEQYAWAAHYLCEMGKAVVDDLTQAMTPGS, encoded by the coding sequence ATGAGCAAAATCGTCCCCGATCCACCGCTTTCCTCCATCACCACCCTCGGCGTCGTCACCTTCGGCGACTACGGCGAAAACCAAAAACCCCTGTTCCGGGTCAATTCCGGTATGCCGATTGAGCAAGCCCTGGAACACGCCTCCACCCTGCTTTTTTACTCCAAGAAACTCGCCATGGAAGCCGCCATGGATGTGCGCGGCGAGCAATACGCGTGGGCTGCGCATTACCTGTGTGAGATGGGCAAGGCCGTGGTGGATGACTTGACACAGGCGATGACGCCGGGCAGTTAA